The sequence below is a genomic window from Bacteroidota bacterium.
GGCGGTAATCACCTGATACACATGATCAGGAGAAACCTGGATGTAAATTTATTGCTATTCAACAATCAGATTTATGCGCTGACCAAAGGCCAGTATTCCCCTACCACCCCCATGGGACAAATTACGAAAACCTCCCCTCAGGGGACTATCGAACATCCCTTTAACGCCGGAGAGCTTGTTATGGGAGCCCAGGGTACTTTCTTTGCAAGGGTTGTAGATACTAATCCTCAAATGATGACAGAGGCCATGTTTGAGGCCGCCAAGCATGATGGCACCAGCATCATTGAGCTACTGCAGAATTGCGTTATTTTTAACGATAAAGCTCATACATTCCTTACTTCCAAAGAAGGCAGGGAAGAACATCAGCTATATCTGAAAAATGGAGAGCCCATGCTTTTCGGAGCCAATAAAGATAAAGGGATCAGATTGAAAGGCACTAAACTGGAAGTCGTAAAGATCGGAGTAAATGGGATTACAATGCAAGACATACTGGTTCACGATGCTTATGAACAGGATCCCGGAATTCACCTGATGCTTGCAAAAATGGCACCCCCTCATTTCCCGGTAGCTCTGGGTGTAATCCGCTCGGCCATGTACCCGACTTTTGATGATCTGGTACAGGATCAGATTGATTATGCAAAGCATACCTCCCCGATCAAGTGTGTGGACGACCTGCTCAACAGTGGAGAAGTAATTGATATAAAATAGCTTTATTGAAGATAGACGAGAAAACGGCCTTTGCCCTCGAAAAATACACCTGTATAACCTCCAAATCCGGAACTTTGTAACCGGACGGAGGCACCAAGGTGGTTTTTTATTAAAACATGCTTGGAAAGGTTTTTAAATATCAAAATGTTTTGGCCAAAGGTCGTAATCTTATATTCAATTAAGTTGTTTTGACTTGAAACATTGTCCAGCTGAATTGTAGAAGCCACGAGAACCGGTGCAATCCGGTTAATGCTTCCCATTTCAATGCTTAAAGTATTATTTCCCCTGAGTAACTTATCTTCAGGGATCTGGTAAGTATATTCAAGAGGCAAATGATTAAAAATCAGGGTGGTTATTTTACCTGCACCTTGAAACTGGAAATTGATGGTTGCGTTTTTATAAACGTAACCATTTATTTTTTCGAGATATTTGGTTGCCCTGACTGCTATTCCGAAGGGCATACGCCGGAGGCCAAAATTGGTCACTGTTGCCAGCCAGGATGCAATGGAAGCCCCATACGGCCGGTCATCATAAAAAAGATTGCCATCTTCGATGTCTGCAGTTTCAACAATGGTGTTGGGCATTTTCAGATATTTCCCGGCACGTACACATTGAGGCACAAGATAATTTAAAGCTTTCATTAATGAATCCTCATCACAGAACTCTGTATCCATGCTCCGCAAAACAGACAAATAGCTAACCAGGGAATATCCCCGGGGATGCATATATAAATCAGAAAAAAGTTGACTGATGGCATTTTTTTGTTGTACATAATTTCGGGGAAATATAAAAGGCAGGGAAAGTGCCAGTAGGTATTCATTCTGATCGGGGCCATAAGCCTCGGCCATAATAACCTTTTTCTTTGTGTTGATCAATTTTCCAAAAGAAGGCAAAACAGAGGATCCCCAGAAAGAACGAATGTGTTTTTCCAGTTCCAGTGCTTTTTTGAAATAATATTGAGCCCTTTCCCCCTGTTCCATAGCCGCCAGCATCAAATAGGATGAACAGGAAAGCGTATTGATGTATATAT
It includes:
- a CDS encoding thiamine pyrophosphate-dependent enzyme, coding for GGNHLIHMIRRNLDVNLLLFNNQIYALTKGQYSPTTPMGQITKTSPQGTIEHPFNAGELVMGAQGTFFARVVDTNPQMMTEAMFEAAKHDGTSIIELLQNCVIFNDKAHTFLTSKEGREEHQLYLKNGEPMLFGANKDKGIRLKGTKLEVVKIGVNGITMQDILVHDAYEQDPGIHLMLAKMAPPHFPVALGVIRSAMYPTFDDLVQDQIDYAKHTSPIKCVDDLLNSGEVIDIK